In the Oryza glaberrima chromosome 6, OglaRS2, whole genome shotgun sequence genome, one interval contains:
- the LOC127776805 gene encoding uncharacterized protein LOC127776805, with protein sequence MAASAQTWVVVAALALALVMLPRRPAVVGAESVAAATAEKSMGIGGAGKPKCQPGAATGPCRVGAVHDPENSEEEGLFSMRATPPPTAAPPADEDYFDPDLSNDDDLVVLGH encoded by the coding sequence atggcggcgagcgcgcagacgtgggtggtggtggcggcgctggcgctggcgctggtgatgctgccgcggcggccggcggtggtgggggcggagtcggtggcggcggcgacggcggagaagTCGATGGGGATCGGCGGCGCCGGGAAGCCCAAGTGCCAGCCGGGCGCCGCGACGGGGCCGTGCCGCGTCGGCGCGGTGCACGACCCGGAGAactcggaggaggaggggctgTTCAGCATGAgggccaccccgccgccgaccgccgcgccgccggccgacgaggACTACTTCGACCCCGACCTCtccaacgacgacgacctcgtcgtcctcggccACTGA